Proteins encoded by one window of Fimbriiglobus ruber:
- a CDS encoding phage antirepressor N-terminal domain-containing protein encodes MAGYELVPVKFHDDVIDAVKLDDGEIFVSVRRVCESFSISPQGQQERLKKKPWARIKMILIRDARGHEQEAVMIPRERVAMWLATLDVNRVAKDKPELVKKIELYQNECADVLHAHFFGPKQEPTPSGMTAQQIALIVIETVKQVMAAIDHSRSVRSITRFTVAERCHHRRLTTTTKQRGKISRLASHLLLLRFGEVPDKVGGWLVWDGPQVNCLDDAIDRIMDEVIAAERQSPPARNLFSDLAGMRN; translated from the coding sequence ATGGCTGGTTATGAGTTGGTGCCGGTGAAGTTTCACGACGACGTGATCGACGCCGTGAAACTGGATGACGGGGAAATCTTCGTCTCCGTGCGCCGCGTGTGCGAGTCGTTCAGCATTTCACCGCAGGGGCAACAGGAGCGGCTGAAGAAGAAGCCGTGGGCTCGTATCAAGATGATCTTGATACGAGACGCCCGCGGGCACGAGCAGGAAGCCGTGATGATCCCCCGGGAGCGGGTGGCCATGTGGCTGGCGACGTTGGACGTGAACCGCGTAGCCAAGGACAAGCCCGAACTGGTCAAGAAAATCGAGCTGTATCAAAACGAATGTGCCGACGTCTTGCACGCCCACTTCTTCGGCCCGAAACAGGAGCCGACGCCGTCCGGGATGACCGCCCAGCAAATCGCCCTCATCGTCATCGAAACGGTCAAGCAGGTCATGGCGGCGATCGACCACAGCCGTTCGGTCCGCTCCATCACTCGGTTCACCGTGGCCGAGCGTTGCCACCACCGGCGGCTGACGACCACCACGAAGCAGCGGGGGAAGATCTCGCGGCTCGCCAGTCACCTCCTGCTGCTGCGGTTCGGCGAGGTGCCCGACAAGGTCGGCGGGTGGCTCGTGTGGGACGGCCCGCAGGTGAACTGTCTGGACGACGCCATTGACCGCATCATGGACGAAGTGATCGCGGCCGAACGGCAGTCGCCACCCGCACGGAACCTGTTCTCGGATCTGGCCGGGATGCGGAACTAG
- a CDS encoding sigma factor-like helix-turn-helix DNA-binding protein, producing the protein MDTPPPRPTPTLSEHQQQLVLDFYRRYPEPLAILKMLAPKVAAMVYAPHWHFRRDEVNAAVLQAVCEAAATWQPGWGETVDTYAAKFIRGAIVELVRFYDRTGKQFVETKDDDDGWEGLADQRASGEAELDAAGEMVQLREAVRYLPEPHRTVVKLRAGIGGDPASKKTTATIMGLTQGRVDQLMGEAVGMLREHMTDDGER; encoded by the coding sequence GTGGACACGCCCCCGCCACGCCCCACGCCGACCCTCAGCGAGCACCAGCAACAGCTCGTCTTGGACTTCTACCGCCGCTATCCCGAGCCGCTGGCCATTCTGAAGATGCTGGCACCCAAGGTCGCGGCAATGGTCTACGCCCCGCACTGGCACTTTCGGCGGGACGAAGTCAATGCGGCGGTGCTTCAGGCGGTGTGCGAGGCGGCGGCGACTTGGCAGCCGGGGTGGGGCGAGACGGTCGACACCTACGCGGCAAAGTTTATCCGCGGGGCCATCGTCGAACTGGTCAGGTTCTACGATCGAACAGGCAAACAGTTTGTCGAGACGAAGGACGACGACGACGGGTGGGAAGGGCTAGCCGACCAGCGGGCGAGCGGCGAAGCGGAGCTGGACGCGGCGGGGGAGATGGTTCAGTTGCGCGAGGCAGTTCGATATCTCCCGGAGCCGCATCGAACGGTCGTGAAACTGCGGGCCGGCATCGGTGGCGACCCGGCCAGCAAGAAGACGACGGCGACGATCATGGGACTGACGCAGGGGCGAGTGGATCAGTTGATGGGCGAGGCGGTGGGGATGCTCAGGGAGCACATGACGGACGACGGGGAGCGGTAG
- a CDS encoding right-handed parallel beta-helix repeat-containing protein translates to MAGTPRSPLYRDSSTLASDEFQSGTDALELGLAVVDPTGLTAARTFTLPDKAGTFALLQDGLATYLSTTTYGAGAVVIGSDGNYYQCIASTTGNDPTTDAYTYWKLWFVAANVSLAVGTSSRFTTIANALLFCRDCEVAPTNSVTLALASQTFANTAVTINGPQSGSLIINGSSTILTVAASATCITVAADNVRLTVSNLTINGTTINGQTGINQTGRSRTTITACTIENLTTGAQIGDGELNTSGTISITGCTIGVRTYGPGFFFSSNTGLSISACGAGIDLTAGMGHVQLFGGLITYCTSAAVSAAYGGEALLQAVQFYGNSQVVLSQQGAKVTVAACTYPLTAVNVGNTALFSPPLGIVSNYGALVSGPGFNGMTAYDAFIDTTSTNITAHTPTWGPAWSIVGGTGQISGNALIQAGASSGNTICYMNLGKGDYTISCDFTAPASGSWAGEIWTRLGTGTINQNGYQVAYDTNTGKVTLQKFVSNAATVLGTAYTFSWAASATHTLTVIMLGSSITVQLDGTTIITATDSTYANTLLSAGCGWYYLGSGSYTAYPKLTNFRAL, encoded by the coding sequence GTGGCCGGCACCCCTCGCAGCCCGCTCTACCGAGACTCGTCGACTCTCGCGTCGGACGAGTTCCAGTCGGGCACCGATGCTTTGGAACTCGGGCTCGCTGTGGTGGACCCCACAGGGTTGACGGCTGCTCGCACATTTACGCTCCCGGACAAGGCCGGGACGTTCGCACTGTTGCAAGACGGTCTAGCAACTTACTTGTCAACGACGACCTACGGGGCCGGAGCCGTCGTCATCGGGAGTGACGGGAACTACTACCAGTGCATCGCCTCGACCACGGGTAACGACCCGACGACCGACGCCTACACGTACTGGAAACTGTGGTTCGTCGCGGCCAACGTATCCCTGGCGGTCGGCACGTCGTCCCGGTTCACGACGATCGCCAACGCGTTACTATTCTGTCGAGATTGCGAAGTCGCGCCGACGAATAGCGTGACGCTGGCTCTGGCGAGTCAGACTTTCGCCAACACGGCGGTCACGATCAATGGACCGCAAAGCGGCAGTCTGATTATTAATGGCAGCAGTACAATATTGACTGTTGCGGCGTCGGCCACTTGCATCACCGTGGCGGCCGACAACGTGAGATTGACGGTTTCCAATCTCACAATTAACGGCACGACGATCAATGGTCAGACCGGCATCAACCAGACGGGACGGTCCCGAACGACAATAACGGCATGCACGATTGAAAACCTCACGACCGGCGCCCAAATCGGGGACGGCGAACTCAACACCTCCGGGACCATTTCTATCACCGGGTGTACGATCGGAGTCCGGACGTATGGACCCGGATTCTTTTTTTCATCAAATACCGGACTCAGTATCAGCGCCTGCGGGGCTGGAATCGACCTGACGGCCGGCATGGGCCACGTCCAGCTTTTCGGCGGCCTCATTACCTACTGCACCTCGGCCGCGGTCAGTGCGGCGTATGGCGGGGAAGCGTTACTTCAAGCGGTCCAGTTCTACGGGAATTCTCAGGTCGTATTGTCGCAACAGGGAGCCAAAGTCACCGTAGCAGCGTGTACCTACCCATTGACCGCCGTCAATGTCGGCAACACGGCACTGTTCAGTCCGCCGCTCGGTATCGTTAGTAACTATGGCGCTTTAGTGTCTGGTCCCGGGTTCAACGGGATGACGGCGTATGACGCTTTTATCGACACCACGAGTACGAATATCACCGCTCACACCCCTACGTGGGGGCCGGCGTGGTCAATCGTCGGCGGGACTGGACAGATTAGTGGTAACGCTCTGATTCAAGCCGGGGCGAGTAGCGGCAACACGATCTGCTACATGAACCTGGGGAAGGGCGATTACACGATTTCATGCGACTTTACGGCCCCGGCGTCGGGCAGTTGGGCCGGCGAGATCTGGACTCGCCTCGGGACCGGCACGATCAACCAGAACGGGTATCAGGTGGCCTATGACACGAACACGGGGAAAGTCACCCTACAAAAGTTCGTGTCCAACGCGGCGACGGTACTCGGGACCGCCTACACCTTCTCGTGGGCCGCGAGCGCCACACACACTCTGACCGTGATCATGTTGGGTTCATCTATCACGGTCCAGCTCGACGGGACCACGATCATAACAGCCACTGACTCGACCTACGCGAACACGCTGCTGTCGGCCGGGTGCGGGTGGTACTACCTCGGCAGCGGGTCGTACACGGCTTACCCGAAACTCACGAACTTCCGGGCACTGTGA
- a CDS encoding helix-turn-helix domain-containing protein, which produces MIFVAKKKSSEATPFGRRLREKRVAAGLSQLALAEKIGMLRPVIAKLETSPDANPTLDTIKSLAAALDVNPADLIAD; this is translated from the coding sequence ATGATTTTTGTGGCCAAGAAAAAGAGCAGCGAGGCAACACCGTTCGGCCGCAGGCTTCGCGAAAAGCGTGTGGCGGCAGGACTTTCGCAGCTCGCATTGGCTGAAAAGATAGGGATGTTGCGGCCCGTGATCGCCAAGTTGGAAACGTCTCCGGACGCCAATCCAACCCTGGACACAATTAAGTCACTGGCCGCCGCACTTGATGTGAATCCCGCGGATTTGATCGCGGACTGA
- a CDS encoding C1 family peptidase, producing the protein MRKVSYLLIGISAIAVVIAAVSAATVSNLVTPPAVAAAAKTHPADARLAAIDAHLKSNGHKFKTKRSPVFDKVAQLEALSHEIHLKAGFTNHQIGKESFKAASRSVKGLKLPANLHERIKAKAPYRPVLPRATQAQYDIRPLGFATDVDDQMQCGDCYNFSADKACMSAEKKAGVKNTVTWSYAHTLACSNTGGCDGGFPSDVMEWLLGNTDNDATQSPYNGAVGQCSGAAGTHKIDAHGYVGSDSTIPDEQSVKDAILAYGQISVCVAADDNFMAYSSGIFTGPPLTAGDVDHAVNLLGWDDTTSPPCWIMQNHWNESWGEKGCMRIARNSAQIGYAAAWAKINGTAPVPPGPTPPVPPVPPAPNPPTPAAGSITIDLDKKTVTVPGGYTPVLKP; encoded by the coding sequence TTGCGAAAAGTTTCCTACCTATTGATCGGCATCAGCGCGATCGCGGTCGTCATTGCGGCGGTGTCCGCAGCGACTGTGAGCAACCTGGTGACTCCTCCGGCCGTGGCCGCCGCTGCGAAGACTCATCCGGCCGATGCCCGCCTCGCGGCGATCGACGCCCACCTGAAGTCCAACGGCCACAAATTCAAGACGAAGCGGTCGCCCGTGTTCGACAAGGTGGCCCAGCTCGAAGCCCTGAGCCACGAGATTCACCTGAAGGCCGGGTTCACAAACCACCAGATCGGCAAGGAGTCGTTCAAGGCCGCTTCCAGGTCCGTCAAGGGCTTGAAACTGCCCGCGAACTTGCACGAGCGGATCAAGGCGAAAGCCCCTTACCGGCCCGTCCTGCCGCGAGCCACGCAAGCCCAATACGACATTCGGCCGCTCGGCTTTGCGACAGATGTTGATGATCAGATGCAGTGCGGCGACTGCTACAACTTCTCGGCAGACAAGGCCTGTATGTCGGCTGAGAAGAAGGCCGGAGTCAAGAACACGGTGACATGGTCCTACGCCCACACGCTGGCGTGTTCGAACACGGGCGGTTGCGACGGTGGGTTCCCGTCCGACGTAATGGAATGGTTGCTCGGGAACACCGACAACGACGCGACCCAGTCGCCCTACAACGGCGCGGTCGGCCAGTGCAGCGGGGCGGCAGGAACCCACAAGATCGATGCGCATGGGTACGTCGGCAGCGATTCCACGATTCCGGATGAGCAGAGCGTCAAGGATGCGATTCTGGCCTATGGGCAAATCTCGGTCTGCGTGGCGGCAGACGATAATTTCATGGCCTACTCCAGTGGGATTTTCACCGGCCCGCCGCTGACCGCTGGCGACGTGGACCACGCCGTCAACCTGCTCGGATGGGACGATACGACTTCCCCTCCGTGCTGGATCATGCAAAACCATTGGAACGAGTCCTGGGGCGAGAAGGGTTGCATGCGGATCGCCCGCAACTCGGCCCAGATCGGTTACGCGGCGGCGTGGGCGAAGATTAACGGGACGGCTCCTGTGCCGCCCGGCCCTACCCCGCCGGTTCCACCCGTGCCCCCGGCTCCCAATCCGCCGACCCCGGCCGCCGGGTCCATCACCATCGACCTCGACAAGAAAACCGTGACCGTCCCGGGCGGGTACACCCCGGTCCTGAAGCCGTAG